In a single window of the Zea mays cultivar B73 chromosome 5, Zm-B73-REFERENCE-NAM-5.0, whole genome shotgun sequence genome:
- the LOC103626765 gene encoding basic leucine zipper 8, whose protein sequence is MQQNWAADLACLPGLDLGSLFLPQNDDPMYDFSTFDMVDLDPYPCSCNGSVTTTTVSSVSAAAADKHQERRGNDVERKKRRLASNRESARRSRVRKQRRLYELSLQVAELLGTNQRLLVELNHVTAKYALLARENAKLREEAAGLQRRLSEMELMGEAEAAALSPEVA, encoded by the coding sequence ATGCAACAAAACTGGGCAGCCGATTTAGCTTGCCTCCCTGGCTTGGACTTGGGCAGCCTTTTCCTACCACAGAATGACGATCCTATGTATGATTTCAGCACCTTCGACATGGTCGATCTCGACCCATATCCGTGCAGCTGCAATGGCAGCGTTACTACTACCACCGTCAGCTCAGTGTCTGCCGCGGCGGCGGACAAGCATCAGGAGAGGCGTGGCAACGACGTCGAGAGGAAGAAGAGAAGGTTAGCGTCGAACCGTGAGTCCGCGAGGAGGTCGCGCGTGAGGAAGCAGAGGCGCCTGTACGAACTCTCATTGCAGGTCGCCGAGCTCCTGGGCACCAACCAGAGGCTTCTGGTCGAGCTCAACCATGTGACCGCCAAGTATGCTCTCCTGGCTCGTGAGAACGCCAAGCTCAGAGAAGAAGCTGCTGGCCTGCAGAGAAGACTCAGCGAGATGGAACTGATGGGAGAGGCCGAAGCTGCAGCCCTGAGCCCTGAGGTGGCTTAG